One region of Zerene cesonia ecotype Mississippi chromosome 15, Zerene_cesonia_1.1, whole genome shotgun sequence genomic DNA includes:
- the LOC119832507 gene encoding alpha-(1,3)-fucosyltransferase C-like has product MGQGQEGFINRNCPKTNCYVTSNRSYLGDYTNFDAIVFAGPEVVQIKKKYLPHRRSIHQKYVFASIESSDNYPVCSSRFNNYFNWTWTYKLDSDAQWGYMAIRDTENKVIGPKADMHWMKLDEMAPVSEELRYKLKNKTKAAAWFVSSCISRSRRHSYVLDLAAELTKYDLKIDIYGDCGNLKCSRDNEEECNKMIEREYFFYLSFENSFAKDYVTEKLLYPLRNLAVPIVYGGANYSRFMPDGIYLNARELGPKRLAEKMNELIEDQKKYAEYFKWRNHYSYHKRHETVETDDYCKFCSLLFDETLVKTKSVYKNFKKWWDPPYRCSRRRRRKDMQNERRKRVVFRPKISFYR; this is encoded by the exons ATGGGTCAGGGGCAAGAAGGCTTCATTAATAGAAACTGTCCTAAAACCAACTGTTACGTGACAAGTAATCGCTCATATCTTGGAGATTATACCAACTTCGACGCCATTGTCTTTGCTGGGCCCGAAGTTGtacaaattaagaaaaaatacttaCCTCATAGAAGATCGATTCAtcagaaatatgtttttgcatCCATAGAATCATCTGATAATTACCCTGTGTGTTCCAGCAgatttaataactattttaattggaCTTGGACATATAAATTGGATTCTGACGCTCAATGGGGCTATATGGCTATACGAGATACAGAGAATAAAGTGATTGGTCCGAAAGCAGATATGCACTGGATGAAATTAGATGAAATGGCACCTGTTAGTGAAGAGTTAAGGTATAAATTGAAGAATAAAACCAAAGCAGCTGCTTGGTTTGTATCTAGCTGTATATCACGAAGCAGACGACATAGCTACGTTCTTGACTTGGCAGCTGAACTAACGAAATACGATttgaaaatagatatttatggTGATTGCGGTAATTTGAAATGTTCCCGAGACAATGAAGAGGagtgtaataaaatgataGAAAGAGAATACTTCTTTTATTTGTCCTTCGAGAATTCCTTTGCGAAGGATTATGTGACGGAAAAGTTGTTGTATCCGTTGAGAAATCTTGCTGTGCCCATTGTGTATGGTGGAGCAAATTATTCAAG ATTTATGCCTGACGGTATCTACCTTAACGCAAGGGAACTGGGCCCAAAAAGATTAGCTGAAAAAATGAACGAGTTAATAGAAGACCAAAAGAAATACGCCGAATACTTTAAATGGCGGAATCACTATTCATATCACAAAAGACACGAAACAGTAGAAACAGACGATTATTGCAAATTCTGTTCTTTGTTGTTTGATGAAACGTTGGTGAAAACGAAATCggtttataagaattttaaaaagtggTGGGATCCCCCTTACAGGTGTTcgagaagaagaagaagaaaggaTATGCAAAATGAACGTCGGAAACGTGTGGTATTCAGACCCAAAATAAGCTTTTACagatga
- the LOC119832617 gene encoding alpha-(1,3)-fucosyltransferase C-like, translating into MGAGQQGFIDRKCPNTKCFVTENRTYLRDYTNFDVIAFAGPEVVNMGLYDLPKRRSSHQKFTFASIESADNYPICSDALNNFFNWTWTYKLDSEAKWGYIVVRDSENRIVGPKQDMHWIKLPNMAPVSEDVKGILRNKSKAAAWFVSNCFSKSGRENFVKKLSIELIKYDLDIDIYGNCGILECSRDEEEKCNKLIETDYYFYLSFENSFSEDYVTEKLLYPLKHYAVPIVYGGANYTRFMPDGIYLNALELGTKKLAKKMKELIENPEKYAEYFKWKNHYSYYRRSESVETDDYCRFCSMLYEDDLVKTTSVYKNFKEWWTPPNTC; encoded by the exons ATGGGAGCCGGCCAACAAGGTTTCATTGATAGAAAATGCCCAAATACCAAATGTTTTGTAACAGAAAATAGAACATATTTAAGAGACTACACGAATTTCGACGTTATCGCTTTTGCTGGACCAGAAGTTGTTAATATGGGATTATATGATTTGCCTAAAAGAAGATCATCCCATCAAAAGTTTACATTTGCATCAATAGAATCGGCTGACAACTATCCAATATGTTCAGATGCTTTAAACAATTTCTTCAACTGGACCTGGACATACAAACTAGATTCGGAAGCCAAATGGGGATATATAGTAGTAAGGGATTCCGAAAATAGAATAGTGGGACCGAAACAAGACATGCACTGGATAAAATTACCAAATATGGCACCAGTTAGTGAAGATGTAAAAGGGATATTacgaaataaatcaaaagcTGCCGCTTGGTTCGTATCAAACTGCTTTTCGAAAAGTGGAAGAGAaaatttcgtaaaaaaattatcgattGAATTAATCAAATATGACTTGGACATTGATATTTATGGGAATTGTGGAATATTGGAATGCTCGCGTGATGAAGaagaaaaatgtaacaaactAATTGAAACTGATTACTATTTCTATTTGTCGTTTGAGAATTCCTTCTCCGAGGACTATGTTactgaaaaattattgtaccCTTTAAAACACTATGCAGTGCCAATTGTTTATGGAGGTGCTAATTATACTAG GTTTATGCCAGACGGTATATATCTGAATGCCTTAGAGTTAGGAACCAAAAAATTAGcgaaaaaaatgaaagaacTCATAGAAAACCCGGAAAAATATGCAGAATactttaaatggaaaaatcaTTACTCCTACTATAGAAGAAGTGAAAGTGTAGAAACGGATGATTATTGCAGATTTTGCTCCATGCTTTATGAAGATGATCTTGTGAAAACGACTtctgtttataaaaactttaaggAATGGTGGACACCTCCGAACACATGCTAA
- the LOC119832508 gene encoding uncharacterized protein LOC119832508, whose amino-acid sequence MISTNYIVFVTIALMVILTVLLPNFSYRLNKTTELQEIKKVLDEMEGQIEQAEAACFTAAEELCILQYTMRDEETNTIFFPQRNQSYENELTRIKGYLLFCYKLC is encoded by the exons ATGATATCGacaaattatatagttttcGTCACCATCGCCCTTATGGTGATCCTCACAGTACTACTGCCGAACTTTTCATATAGACTGAACAAAACCACAGAATTACAAGAAATCAAGAAAGTATTGGATGAAATGGAG GGGCAGATCGAACAAGCGGAAGCGGCGTGCTTCACAGCCGCTGAAGAACTGTGCATACTTCAATACACAATGCGTGACGAGGAAACAAATACA ATATTTTTTCCACAACGAAATCAGTCATATGAAAACGAGCTTACACGTATTAaaggttatttattgttctgtTATAAACTATGTTAA